A stretch of Henckelia pumila isolate YLH828 chromosome 4, ASM3356847v2, whole genome shotgun sequence DNA encodes these proteins:
- the LOC140860691 gene encoding dirigent protein 22-like: protein MAKSKVIILTYIIYSFIHAIAASSQGPQPVETWFQNLKKNKQEPKTAIIPVYVQDVLGGPGQTVYEIARSNRSSASFGAFGQLFMSDDLITSGPDPSSQPLGRAQGLVGFSDLNELVVYVSVNFYFRGGPYNGSTIAVFGRNPLQSAARELSIVGGTGVFRLARGIAVTTTYMDFNATGYGILKYVLYVIY, encoded by the coding sequence ATGGCAAAGTCTAAGGTGATCATTCTAACGTACATCATTTACTCTTTCATTCATGCGATTGCAGCATCGAGCCAAGGCCCTCAACCGGTGGAGACATGGTTCCAAAACCTAAAGAAGAACAAGCAAGAGCCGAAAACCGCCATCATTCCGGTTTACGTTCAAGACGTATTGGGCGGTCCCGGACAAACAGTATACGAGATAGCAAGATCTAACCGCTCGTCTGCTTCATTCGGAGCCTTCGGACAGTTATTTATGTCCGATGACTTGATTACCTCTGGACCTGATCCGAGTTCCCAACCACTCGGTCGCGCGCAAGGGTTGGTTGGTTTTTCGGACCTCAATGAATTGGTTGTGTACGTGTCTGTCAATTTTTACTTCAGAGGAGGTCCGTATAATGGTAGTACAATCGCTGTGTTTGGAAGGAATCCCCTACAGAGTGCGGCTAGAGAATTATCGATTGTCGGTGGCACCGGAGTTTTTCGGTTGGCACGAGGTATTGCTGTAACCACCACTTACATGGATTTCAATGCAACTGGTTATGGTATCCTAAAATATGTTTTATATGTCATTTATTGA